Proteins co-encoded in one Medicago truncatula cultivar Jemalong A17 chromosome 8, MtrunA17r5.0-ANR, whole genome shotgun sequence genomic window:
- the LOC112417414 gene encoding uncharacterized protein, with amino-acid sequence MQTKINTTLNTSNQANQTRQNAENGELNGTDLTLAAVDNPSSAVEWGLAEMINQPELIRKAIEELDNVVGTRRLVQESDIPKLDYVKACAREAFRRHPINDFNLPHMSMENTVVDNYYIPKGREKALEISDHIGKQVWKLVSSPESLITRLLKVKYFSRSDYFGASIGHNPSYVWRSIWSAKDVIRRGFQWSIGTGEHIPVWDHPWISNVARILPSTHHQLEWPSITVSDLLITPEKQWNVELINTFFDSSIARNIFTLRCFLRCAVCDDFGEDSNHLFFMCSKSMLYWQRIGLWSPLMAVFDINVSFPTNVFAILQHLDQQQKQIFSVTLWSIWKHRNNKVWNNITDTAQDICARAGSLLTSWRNAQNIRHPSPQNPSTPNDLKWVKPSPGRFTCNVDASFSQARNRVGIGVCIRDEEGRFVLAKTEWMTPLLDVELGEALGLLSAMHWVRDLQLGIVDFELDSKSVVDSLYGSTSGVSNFSAVINECRRLLASDLVTSDVRFIRRQANEVAHSFARVALLEWLCVMLVSIFILGFHLVSLLLF; translated from the exons gATCTCACACTTGCGGCTGTTGACAATCCGTCAAGTGCGGTCGAGTGGGGACTGGCAGAAATGATCAATCAACCTGAGCTGATTCGAAAAGCCATAGAAGAATTAGATAATGTCGTTGGTACAAGAAGGTTGGTCCAAGAAAGTGATATTCCAAAGCTCGATTATGTCAAGGCATGTGCTAGGGAAGCATTTCGACGCCATCCGATCAATGATTTCAACCTACCACATATGTCAATGGAAAATACAGTTGTTGATAACTACTATATCCCCAAAG GAAGGGAAAAAGCATTGGAGATAAGTGACCATATTGGTAAGCAGGTTTGGAAGTTGGTTTCTTCTCCAGAGTCTCTAATCACTCGTTTACtcaaagttaaatatttttctcgTAGTGACTATTTTGGAGCTAGCATTGGCCATAATCCTAGTTATGTTTGGCGTAGTATTTGGAGTGCTAAAGATGTGATTCGGCGTGGTTTTCAGTGGAGTATAGGTACAGGCGAACACATACCAGTTTGGGATCATCCTTGGATCAGTAATGTTGCACGAATTTTACCTTCAACTCATCATCAATTGGAGTGGCCTTCCATCACTGTTTCTGACTTGTTGATTACACCCGAGAAACAGTGGAATGTGGAGCTCATTAATACTTTCTTTGACTCTAGTATTGCCAGAAATATTTTTACACTCCGTTGCTTCCTTCG GTGTGCAGTGTGTGATGATTTCGGAGAGGATAGTAACCATTTGTTCTTTATGTGTAGTAAAAGTATGCTTTATTGGCAACGTATTGGCTTATGGAGCCCTTTGATGGCTGTCTTTGATATTAATGTCAGTTTTCCAACCAATGTATTTGCTATCCTACAACACCTGGATCAGCAGCAAAAGCAAATTTTCAGTGTGACCCTTTGGAGTATTTGGAAGCATCGAAACAATAAGGTATGGAACAACATCACTGATACAGCTCAAGATATTTGTGCTCGTGCAGGTTCTCTTCTTACTAGCTGGAGGAATGCTCAGAATATTCGGCATCCTAGCCCTCAAAATCCTTCCACCCCGAATGATTTGAAGTGGGTTAAACCAAGTCCCGGCAGGTTTACTTGTAATGTTGATGCGTCCTTTTCTCAAGCTCGGAATCGGGTTGGTATTGGTGTTTGTATTCGCGATGAAGAAGGTCGTTTTGTTTTAGCCAAGACTGAATGGATGACTCCGCTCCTTGATGTCGAGTTGGGTGAGGCTTTGGGTTTGTTATCAGCAATGCACTGGGTTCGTGATCTGCAACTAGGTATTGTGGACTTTGAGCTTGACTCCAAAAGTGTGGTAGACAGTCTTTATGGTAGTACTAGTGGCGTCTCTAATTTTAGTGCAGTTATTAATGAATGTAGACGTCTGTTAGCTTCTGATTTAGTAACCTCTGATGTTAGGTTCATTCGGAGACAAGCCAACGAAGTTGCTCATAGCTTTGCTAGAGTGGCTTTGCTAGAATGGCTTTGCGTCATGCTAGTTTCCATATTCATATTAGGATTCCATCTTGTATCTCTActattattttga
- the LOC11422576 gene encoding peroxidase 72 has translation MANSLSFLMLLSLLAFAPFCLCHKKMGSYLYPQFYDYSCPQAQNIVKSILANAVAKEPRIAASLLRLHFHDCFVKGCDASILLDNSGSIISEKGSNPNRNSARGFEVIDEIKYALEKECPHTVSCADILAIAARDSTVLAGGPNWEVPLGRRDSLGASLSGSNNNIPAPNNTFQTILTKFKLQGLDIVDLVALSGSHTIGKSRCTSFRQRLYNQTGNGKQDFTLDQYYAAELRTQCPRSGGDQNLFFLDYVTPTKFDNNYFKNLLAYKGLLSSDEILLTKNQESAELVKLYAERNDLFFEQFAKSMIKMGNISPLTGSRGNIRTNCRVINTW, from the exons ATGGCAAATTCTTTGAGCTTTCTCATGCTTCTTTCTTTACTAGCATTTGCTCCTTTTTGCCTCTGTCATAAGAAAATGGGGTCTTACCTTTATCCACAATTTTATGACTATTCATGTCCACAAGCTCAGAATATTGTTAAGTCCATCCTTGCCAATGCTGTTGCAAAGGAACCCCGTATAGCTGCTTCACTTTTGAGACTTCATTTCCATGACTGTTTTGTCAAG GGTTGTGATGCTTCAATATTGTTAGATAACAGTGGAAGCATTATTAGTGAGAAGGGTTCAAATCCGAACCGTAATTCAGCTAGAGGATTCGAGGTCATTGatgaaattaaatatgcactagaGAAAGAATGTCCTCATACAGTTTCTTGTGCTGACATTTTGGCTATAGCTGCTAGAGATTCAACTGTTCTT GCTGGTGGACCAAACTGGGAAGTGCCTCTAGGCAGAAGAGACTCACTAGGTGCAAGTTTAAGTGGTTCCAACAACAACATTCCAGCCCCAAACAACACATTCCAGACAATCCTAACTAAATTCAAACTTCAAGGACTTGACATTGTTGATCTTGTTGCTCTTTCTG GGAGTCACACTATAGGAAAGTCAAGGTGCACAAGCTTTAGGCAAAGACTCTACAACCAAACTGGAAATGGCAAGCAAGATTTCACTCTTGATCAATACTATGCTGCTGAATTGCGCACTCAATGTCCAAGATCTGGTGGTGACCAAAATCTGTTCTTCCTAGACTATGTCACACCGACAAAATTTGATAACAATTACTTCAAGAACCTATTGGCTTACAAGGGACTATTGAGCTCTGATGAAATTCTGTTGACAAAGAATCAAGAATCAGCTGAGTTGGTGAAATTGTATGCTGAGAGAAATGATCTTTTCTTTGAGCAATTTGCTAAGTCTATGATCAAGATGGGAAATATATCTCCTTTGACAGGTTCAAGAGGAAACATTAGAACAAATTGCAGGGTGATTAATACTTGGTGA
- the LOC11408171 gene encoding 40S ribosomal protein S11 — protein sequence MAEQTEKAFLKQPKVFLCSKKSGKGKRPGKGGNRFWKSVGLGFKTPREATEGTYIDKKCPFTGNVSIRGRILAGTCHSAKMNRTIIVRRNYLHFIKKYQRYEKRHSNIPAHVSPCFRVKEGDHVIIGQCRPLSKTVRFNVLKVIPAGSSSGAGKKAFTGM from the exons ATGGCTGAACAA ACTGAGAAGGCTTTTCTCAAGCAACCCAAAGTGTTTCTATG TTCGAAGAAATCTGGTAAGGGGAAGAGGCCTGGAAAAGGTGGAAACCGCTTCTGGAAATCAGTTGGTCTTGGATTCAAGACTCCCAGAGAAGCCACTGAAG gTACCTACATTGACAAGAAGTGTCCATTCACCGGCAATGTTTCTATCCGAGGTCGTATCTTAGCCGGAACTTGCCATAGTGCTAAAATGAATAGGACTATTATTGTCAGGAGGAATTATCTTCACTTTATTAAGAAGTATCAGAG GTATGAGAAGAGGCATTCAAACATTCCAGCTCATGTATCACCTTGCTTCCGTGTCAAGGAAGGAGACCATGTTATTATCGGACAATGCAG GCCACTCTCCAAGACAGTGAGGTTCAACGTGTTGAAAGTGATCCCAGCTGGGTCATCTAGTGGTGCAGGAAAGAAGGCTTTTACTGGAATGTGA
- the LOC11411226 gene encoding uncharacterized protein isoform X2, translating into MCHSTTLTVLLLGFLLQTSWVTSISMPSSNCYAFNNSSRIVDFSGWSGYPFEYDEKQGSDLVIRFCKDVESRSQTGYVDFGRFDKFNYFVAGSGKSDFVQEFYNGDLMGCEQSYDKMGRTAQVNIICGSCPNGQCKGHPGCICHVAYESNCRVLIELAISCDEPGPKIFTGSTVGFHPRSWELVYNGMTQFGFDKPHRDFSFQTAQTQVVLFTSAVASLSSLVQKPILKVHPNKGLGVKLSGSAASGMPPTTLSPAMLIVDWRCEVARDAPYVVNITIPVEGYEPIQFVLTKICDYKQGQGGGATRGWAIFGVVSCIFFVSSTLFCCGGFIYKTKVERQVSGPGQGYSRPEDPYTGETSTSASWERPPGPSQSQASWRPAERKYGAI; encoded by the exons ATGTGTCACTCCACAACGTTAACTGTTTTACTCCTAG GTTTTCTCTTGCAGACATCATGGGTTACTTCAATTTCGATGCCGAGTTCAAATTGTTACGCTTTCAATAATTCAAGTCGAATTGTTGATTTC AGTGGCTGGAGTGGTTACCCTTTTGAGTATGATGAGAAG CAAGGTTCTGATTTGGTAATACGATTTTGCAAAGATGTGGAGAGTAGATCGCAAACG GGATATGTTGATTTTGGTCGATTTGATAAGTTCAACTACTTTGTTGCTGGTTCTGGCAAATCTGATTTTGTACAA GAGTTTTATAATGGTGATCTAATGGGTTGTGAACAAAGCTATGACAAAATGGGACGTACAGCCCAG GTAAATATCATATGTGGGAGTTGTCCTAATGGACAATGTAAAG GTCATCCTGGATGCATATGTCATGTCGCATATGAGTCGAACTGCAG GGTCTTAATTGAACTTGCCATTTCATGTGATGAACCGGGCCCAAAAATCTTCACAGGCTCCACTGTTGGTTTTCATCCGCGATCATGGGAACTT GTTTACAATGGCATGACACAATTCGGTTTTGATAAACCTCATCGTGATTTTAG CTTTCAGACAGCACAAACTCAAGTAGTCCTGTTTACTAGTGCAGTTGCTTCACTCTCATCCTTGGTTCAAAAACCTATTTTGAAG GTTCATCCAAACAAAGGCTTGGGAGTTAAATTGTCCGGATCCGCTGCTAGTGGGATGCCTCCGACAACTTTGTCACCCGCAATGTTGATTGTTGATTGGAGAT GTGAGGTAGCCCGTGACGCCCCGTATGTAGTTAACATCACAATCCCAGTTGAAGGATACGAGCCAATTCAGTTTGTGCTTACAAAAATATGCG ACTATAAACAAGGTCAAGGAGGTGGTGCCACGAGAGGATGGGCAATATTTGGAGTAGTCTCTTGCAT ATTCTTTGTCTCATCGACACTTTTTTGTTGCGGAGGGTTTATTTACAAGACGAAGGTGGAGCGCCAG GTTAGTGGCCCCGGTCAAGGTTACTCACGGCCAGAAGACCCGTACACCGGTGAAACCTCTACCTCTGCCTCTTGGGAGCGCCCTCCCGGTCCTTCACAATCTCAAGCTTCATGGAGACCAGCCGAGAGAAAATACGGTGCCATTTGA
- the LOC11411226 gene encoding uncharacterized protein isoform X1 has protein sequence MCHSTTLTVLLLGFLLQTSWVTSISMPSSNCYAFNNSSRIVDFSGWSGYPFEYDEKQGSDLVIRFCKDVESRSQTGYVDFGRFDKFNYFVAGSGKSDFVQEFYNGDLMGCEQSYDKMGRTAQVNIICGSCPNGQCKGHPGCICHVAYESNCRVLIELAISCDEPGPKIFTGSTVGFHPRSWELVYNGMTQFGFDKPHRDFSFQTAQTQVVLFTSAVASLSSLVQKPILKVHPNKGLGVKLSGSAASGMPPTTLSPAMLIVDWRCEVARDAPYVVNITIPVEGYEPIQFVLTKICDYKQGQGGGATRGWAIFGVVSCIFFVSSTLFCCGGFIYKTKVERQRGIDALPGMTYLSACLETVSGPGQGYSRPEDPYTGETSTSASWERPPGPSQSQASWRPAERKYGAI, from the exons ATGTGTCACTCCACAACGTTAACTGTTTTACTCCTAG GTTTTCTCTTGCAGACATCATGGGTTACTTCAATTTCGATGCCGAGTTCAAATTGTTACGCTTTCAATAATTCAAGTCGAATTGTTGATTTC AGTGGCTGGAGTGGTTACCCTTTTGAGTATGATGAGAAG CAAGGTTCTGATTTGGTAATACGATTTTGCAAAGATGTGGAGAGTAGATCGCAAACG GGATATGTTGATTTTGGTCGATTTGATAAGTTCAACTACTTTGTTGCTGGTTCTGGCAAATCTGATTTTGTACAA GAGTTTTATAATGGTGATCTAATGGGTTGTGAACAAAGCTATGACAAAATGGGACGTACAGCCCAG GTAAATATCATATGTGGGAGTTGTCCTAATGGACAATGTAAAG GTCATCCTGGATGCATATGTCATGTCGCATATGAGTCGAACTGCAG GGTCTTAATTGAACTTGCCATTTCATGTGATGAACCGGGCCCAAAAATCTTCACAGGCTCCACTGTTGGTTTTCATCCGCGATCATGGGAACTT GTTTACAATGGCATGACACAATTCGGTTTTGATAAACCTCATCGTGATTTTAG CTTTCAGACAGCACAAACTCAAGTAGTCCTGTTTACTAGTGCAGTTGCTTCACTCTCATCCTTGGTTCAAAAACCTATTTTGAAG GTTCATCCAAACAAAGGCTTGGGAGTTAAATTGTCCGGATCCGCTGCTAGTGGGATGCCTCCGACAACTTTGTCACCCGCAATGTTGATTGTTGATTGGAGAT GTGAGGTAGCCCGTGACGCCCCGTATGTAGTTAACATCACAATCCCAGTTGAAGGATACGAGCCAATTCAGTTTGTGCTTACAAAAATATGCG ACTATAAACAAGGTCAAGGAGGTGGTGCCACGAGAGGATGGGCAATATTTGGAGTAGTCTCTTGCAT ATTCTTTGTCTCATCGACACTTTTTTGTTGCGGAGGGTTTATTTACAAGACGAAGGTGGAGCGCCAG CGTGGAATTGATGCATTGCCTGGCATGACATACCTATCTGCCTGCTTAGAGACG GTTAGTGGCCCCGGTCAAGGTTACTCACGGCCAGAAGACCCGTACACCGGTGAAACCTCTACCTCTGCCTCTTGGGAGCGCCCTCCCGGTCCTTCACAATCTCAAGCTTCATGGAGACCAGCCGAGAGAAAATACGGTGCCATTTGA